A genomic stretch from Flavobacterium nitratireducens includes:
- a CDS encoding glycosyl hydrolase family 95 catalytic domain-containing protein, giving the protein MISNLKTIVSIFFLTSIVSGQSKSDEWNLYTTSRENYNGVAMANGQIGIVTDDTPLKTKEIILNGVYEGSPENGISRIVKGIEFLNLHLSVNNKEITSDNIDNWSQSINMKEGLSTTTFTFNNLVSVNYTILANRAIPYSGMAIVEILPKEDVFLSVNNYMNVPEELKDVKSVYRVLKDNEFVMPVFRTTAKTLFGKYTVSASTTFLFDGRKELLKQTADEVGFSKKLLKGQKYRFAIAGGICTSKDFNDPINESERQPIFALQEGIDKLLEKHKVAWDELWKTGDIQIEGDLDAQQRVRFALYNLYSFIRPGSRQSFTPMGLSSQGYNGHVFWDSELWMYPTILAFQPDMAKSCLDYRSDRLEKAKQKAIVYGYKGAMYPWESDDTGEEATPTWALTGIFEQHITADVSIAFWNYFSYTQDKVWLKKEWNVLKETADFWVSRVHKNSDGSYSILNVVGADEYAQHIDDNAFTNASVIESLKNTIKAATILGEPIDKRWVEVSERLLIHAKNGITQNYRGYDGQMIKQADVNLLAYPLHVITDTKQIERDLEYYSAKIDPKDGPAMASGVLSVLYARQGNAQKAYDYFVKSYLPNSRPPFGVFSESANSNNPYFATGAGAMLQAVIYGFGGVELTDSGLKFNKGILPEKWKSLKIIGVGSEENTIVIKK; this is encoded by the coding sequence ATGATTTCAAATTTAAAAACTATTGTGTCAATTTTTTTCTTAACTTCTATTGTCTCAGGGCAGTCTAAATCTGATGAATGGAATTTGTACACTACTTCAAGAGAAAATTATAATGGTGTAGCTATGGCTAATGGTCAGATAGGGATTGTTACGGATGATACACCGTTAAAAACAAAAGAAATTATCCTAAACGGGGTTTATGAAGGAAGTCCTGAAAACGGAATTAGCAGAATTGTAAAAGGAATTGAATTTTTAAATCTTCATTTGTCAGTAAATAATAAGGAAATCACTTCAGATAATATTGATAATTGGAGTCAATCTATTAATATGAAAGAAGGATTGAGTACAACTACTTTTACATTTAATAATTTGGTTTCAGTGAATTATACCATTTTAGCCAATAGAGCTATTCCATATTCCGGAATGGCTATTGTGGAAATACTTCCAAAAGAAGATGTTTTTCTTTCTGTCAATAATTATATGAATGTTCCGGAGGAATTGAAAGATGTTAAAAGTGTATATAGGGTTTTAAAAGATAATGAGTTTGTTATGCCGGTTTTTAGAACCACTGCAAAAACATTGTTTGGGAAATATACGGTATCGGCTTCAACAACCTTTTTATTTGATGGTCGAAAGGAGCTGTTAAAACAAACAGCTGATGAAGTAGGTTTTTCAAAAAAACTTTTAAAAGGACAAAAGTATCGATTTGCAATTGCGGGTGGGATTTGTACTTCTAAAGATTTTAATGATCCAATAAATGAATCTGAAAGGCAGCCTATTTTTGCTTTGCAGGAAGGAATTGATAAATTATTAGAAAAACATAAAGTTGCATGGGATGAATTATGGAAAACTGGAGATATACAAATTGAAGGTGATTTAGATGCGCAACAAAGAGTAAGATTTGCCCTTTATAATTTATATTCTTTTATCCGTCCTGGTTCGAGACAAAGTTTCACTCCTATGGGACTTTCTTCTCAAGGTTATAATGGTCATGTTTTTTGGGATAGTGAACTTTGGATGTATCCAACTATTTTGGCCTTTCAGCCTGATATGGCAAAATCCTGTTTGGATTACCGTTCTGACCGTTTAGAAAAAGCCAAGCAAAAAGCGATTGTTTACGGTTACAAAGGAGCAATGTATCCCTGGGAATCTGATGATACTGGTGAAGAAGCTACCCCAACCTGGGCATTGACAGGAATTTTTGAACAACATATTACCGCAGATGTTTCAATTGCATTTTGGAATTACTTCTCTTATACGCAAGATAAGGTTTGGTTAAAAAAAGAATGGAATGTTTTAAAAGAAACTGCCGATTTTTGGGTTAGTCGTGTGCATAAGAATAGTGATGGGAGTTATTCGATTTTAAATGTTGTTGGTGCAGATGAGTATGCACAGCACATTGATGATAATGCATTTACAAATGCATCTGTAATTGAATCTTTAAAAAACACTATTAAGGCAGCTACAATTCTTGGTGAGCCAATTGATAAGCGGTGGGTAGAGGTGTCTGAGCGTTTATTAATTCATGCCAAAAATGGTATTACACAAAATTACAGAGGTTATGATGGGCAAATGATTAAACAGGCTGATGTAAATTTGTTAGCTTATCCATTGCATGTAATTACAGATACAAAACAAATTGAAAGAGATTTAGAGTATTATTCTGCTAAGATTGATCCTAAAGATGGTCCGGCTATGGCATCCGGTGTATTATCTGTTTTATATGCCCGTCAGGGCAATGCCCAAAAAGCTTATGATTATTTTGTAAAATCGTATTTACCAAATAGTCGACCTCCATTCGGAGTGTTTTCTGAATCGGCTAATAGTAATAATCCCTATTTTGCTACAGGCGCTGGAGCTATGCTGCAAGCAGTTATTTATGGTTTTGGAGGAGTTGAGTTAACGGATAGTGGTTTGAAATTCAATAAAGGAATTTTACCCGAAAAATGGAAATCTTTAAAAATTATTGGTGTAGGTTCTGAAGAAAATACAATTGTAATCAAAAAATAA